GCTCCgcggggggagcagcagcagcagctgccgcccggcggggccgggagccgcTCTCGCCGCCCGGGTTCAGCTCGCGAACTTGTTGGCAGCGGGCGGgcgcagcggggccgggggcttCCCCTCCGCGGGGGCCGCCGGGGAGCGCCACTGCCGCCCGGCGCCGCGGGGGGCACGGACCGGGCACCGCCACCGCCCGGCGGGCACCTGGCGGCGCGGCCGGCTGCGGAGCGCCGCGCGTGCGGTGCTGTGCGGTGCGGCTGGCgctgccccgccccgcggctGCCCGCGTCCCCCGGCGCGGTGGCGGCCCGGGCGCTGCTTGTGGAGGGGGGTGCGTCCCTGGCAGCGGGGTTAGGGGGGGATTGCTGCGAGGCGCGGGCGGAAGCGAATCGATTCGGCCAAGTCTCCGCAGCTTGAGAGCAGCGCCGCAAACCCCGGCGGCTGCGCGGCCCCTGCGCCCCGGGCTGTGCCCGGAACGGCTGCTCCCGCGCGGGGAGGCTGCGGCTCCAGCTCCCATTTTCTGGGGCTCGTTACATGTCAGGACTGTGGAAGTCCTCTGGACAATTTACAGACAAAACATCTGGTTCGTTAAAGCAAAGCTACTGGACTAAGACAAACAAACTTTGCTGCTGTGTAAATTCACTTACCCAAACAATTTACATTCAGGCAAAGATTTTAGCCCGAAGAAAAACTTTTATTCATTTGTGTTCGGAGGTTTGGGAATTCGTaggcattttgaaataattttgctctgCTAAAGTTACGTAGATATTGCAAAAGGCTTTTGCTCGCTCCTCGGATTGTCACTCTGGCACAGTGGTTACTGACAACGCCGTTTCACGGAAGCGGCCGGTCGCTCTCGGCCGGGGGTAGCGGCGGCGCAGAACGAACTTGTCAGACCCGCACGGGTCTGGTCCGGCTCGGGGCAAACCGCGGCTCCTTTGTTCTGCCCGGCGGAACCGGCAGCACTTGTCGCGCAGTTCCCGCGGGCCGCCGGGCCGTTTGGCCGGGGCGGAGGCGTCTCCCCGGGCCGGGAggcagcggcggccgccgcgcccggTCCCGGCCGctggctgcggggctgcccggAGCCCGCGGGGCTGCTGGGGCCGCGCTGCCGGCAGGTGAGGCGGCCGTGCCGCCCTGCCCCGCTCCTgccgccggggctgcccgcACCCCCCGGCCCGGAGCCCGACCCCCGTGGACGCGCCGTCTCCTCCCCCGGCAGCCCGCTgcccggccggcggggccgccgctgccTCCGAAGGCCCCGGCCCCTGGGTGCCCACCCGTGGGTGCCCAGCCCTTCCCGCGCGGCCGGGGGACGCCCGGCGGGTCGGGGCCCCCGGGAAGCCGCCGGCCGGTGCGGAGGAGCGAGGCCCTGCGAGCCGCCCCCtgcgggccccgccgccccccgcccggctcccagggaacaagtgGCGGAACACCAGCGCGCTGCTCGGCAGGGAGAGAGGTTAAAGCCCCAAGCGCGCTGCTTTCCAGGAGGCGGCTGTTCCAAGTTTAATAAACTTTACTGAGCCTCCCTGGCTATTCCCATAACCGGCGGTTAATTTCAATGGTGCTTTTATCAGCTCAGCCCGCTGCCCCCGCTCGGAGCTGGGAGCCGGGCGGGGGTGTGGGGGCTGTGTGGGTTCTTGGGAAACGGCTGGAGTTTTCACGTAGGGGAATGAAATGAGCGGTGGAGATATACAACAAAGAAGGGCACTAAACGGTGCACGCTGTTGAAATATAAAACATTCTTAGCTGATGGAAAGTTCGGGAGTGATGGTTATCTAATTATGGGACTTATAAATAATTGGTACCTTGGTTTAAAACTGCCGGGAAGAGCGAGCTTAGAGCTGAGTCTCATGTGATGGAGTCTGTACACTCATCAATTTTATCCATTATATTTGTAAATGTTACGCTTAATAAAATTACGGGTTCTGGCGCTCTGAAATAGACTGTGACCCCCAAAGAAGCTGATGCACACGATGGAATCTGCAGTTCCCTCTGCAACTCGTCCGATAGAAAGTTCAAtaggtttttggttttcttccttgaaaaacTGGATATACTTAACAACCAAATTATTCTACAACTTCCTGAGCGTTTTGGCACTAAGTTGTCAATGTGTAAGTGCAGcgcatgtgtctgtgtgcacGTATGTCTGCTGCCTTTCTCTCACGCACACAGGCGAGAGTTATCATTTCTGATTGAACTGAGAAAGTTCCTCCTATTACTGTTTACGGAAAGTTTAACCCTTTTCCATtcatccccccaccccagtcccAGATGGGTGAACTGTTACAAGCCCTCTGCCCTCCGCTGCCGGCGCCTGTGGCCCGCCCTGTGAAGAGCAAGGTAAGTGGTGTGAGACAAGCCTCGCcatgcagcagggctggccatTTCCTCGCCAGTGTTTGTTTTAGTGACACCGTTCAGCTGCTGAGGTTGCAACCTGCCAGCATCTTCCCCGCAGGCTGTGCTTCTACGGGAGGCAGAGCTCTGCTAGGGAATCTGTTCAAATACACATGCCGCTAAATTCGTCAACACACATGCATGCGTGTAGGTGAGTGTCACAGCCAGGACAGGACTGCGCGCCCGGGGGGCTGAGCCGAGCCCCACAGGCTGGCGGAGGCGGGGGGCGCACCCGCCGTGcggagccccggccccgctgcccagCCCGGTGCGCGGCCAGCGGGGCTCGGCGCCGGGCTGCCAGCTTGCGTGGCGTCGGGCGGCTTGCGGGCAGCGTCAGGCTAGCGAAAGACGGGGAGAtttggggagagggaggtggaaggagaaaaaagttcTCGCAACTtgcaacccccccccaaaatcaGCGGCTGGCCGCTGCAGCGTGTTCCTGGGGGTGAGGCTCTGCAGCTGGCTAGCGAAGGCTCAGGAGTAATTCCTGGCTTCGGGGAGGACTCCCGCACGTTGAAGAACAGCCTTTACACGACTGAAGTGACTAAACGCGCCTTAGCACTtgtgctttgctgcagtttCCAGGGCGCTGTGTCAGCGCCCGGAGCCAGGCTGACGTCCCCCGCGGCCGGCCGGGCTCCCGGCGGAGGCTCCCGAAGTTTGTTTCATCCTCTCCCGCTCCCGAGCTCGGAGAAATCCTCCATGTTGCGCAGCGCCCGCCGTCTCGGCCAGCAGCCTCCCAAAGCCCCAAGTTCACCTATCATCCCCCGGGCTCCGCGGCTAAGCCGGCCCCGGTCCCGGCCCCGGTCCCGAccccggccccgccgagccGGCCGAGCCGCCTGGCTGAGCGCGCCCCGGCCGCATCCTCCGGGGGGCGAGGGGCATGAATTATTTAGGTTTTCCATTTCCTAATTCCTACTTcaagggggaggagggagagagcaaGACCGAGTTATTAATCGCAGCCTAGCCCTCTCGCTTTTCCAGGGCTGTCTAACATTTGTAAATACTTATGCTGCGGCTGGTCCCCTCCTTCCTGGTTAAGTTGTTTAGTACGTCGGTTATTTGTACCGAATCCCGGTCTGTGTTGTGTCTGATGTGTTGTCGTTGCAATGTGCAGCCAGGGTGACACTGATGGATGCGCCAATGGTGAGACGGACAGATGTTAGGGCGGATCTAGCGGCATGCACCGCCACAGCGGCGCAGCCCGCCCGCACGGGGCTGCCAGCCGCCCGCGCCCCGTCCTGCCGCCGGCGCGCTCACACGCACACACGCGCTCGCACACCCGCACACCGAGGGGCTTgctttttggggagggggggaacgTCTCGGGGTCGTCTCTTAAGTAGATCTGATCGCTCCTTCTGTGAGCAGATACTGTAACTGTGAGGAGCAACCAGCGAGTATCAATGAGATGGAACTGAGCGAATTTGGCAGCAGAAGCGGCAATTGACAACTCAccattttcttgtttgcaaGAAATGTTTCGTTTTCCCCCAACAGTAGCAATTTCCCGGGGACTTTAGGCGActgcgattttttttttcttcctaaatatcagcttaaaaaataatcaactcGTAAAAAtaacaatcagaaaaaaaaaattagcccAAACCTTCTCCACCCTTCACGTAAAGTGTTTGAATTTCCTGCAACTTGAAAAGGAAAGCGAGAGCAAAAGCGGCACGGCGGCTTTATAAGATGTGAAGACGCAACAACATCTGCACTTAGTCAGGTATTTGGAATTATCCCAAATCTCGAAGAATGGGGGCGAGTGGAGATTTTTTTGATCTTACCGTAAAAGTGAgatcatccttttttttttattcctccccgtgaacttaaaaaaaaaaatcgctactgttttttttttcttggctttttttttccttttttttttttttttttttttttccttcacttctccCGAGCCCAGGCGGCCTccggcagcgcggcggggccggtgcGGTGCGGGTGCTGGGCCGCCGTGCCCGGGCGCGCGGCGCGGCGGAGGCGGGAGGCCGGCATGGGCTCTGctcgccccccgccgccccggccctcCCCGCTgtgcgcggccccgccgcccagGGATGCGCAATCAAACCCGCAGCACATCGATCCGCCGGCGCTCGCTGAACTGAGCGCGGCGGCTCGCCAGTGAACttggaccaaaaaaaaaccccccaaaaccaacaccaaacccctatccccccccaaaaaaaaacccaaaagaaagcgaaagagagaaaaaaaggccCCGAAAGAGGGAAAGAGCGGGGAAAGTGCCCGTCCCCGCAGAGCCgggcgcgggcggggcgcgCAGTGCGGGGGCGCTGCCCGCTCCCCGTCCGGCCGGCGGCACCGCGGGGCAGGGCGCAGCGGCTCAGCCGGCGGAGGCGCCGCCGTTGACGGCCGCCGGCCGGGGCGGCCCTGccagcccgcccgcccgcgggcGCGAAGCGGAGCCCGGGCGGCTGTGGCGCCAGCCAGGTGGGAGCCGGAGGGCTGGATGAGTGCCGGCGGGCGGCCAGCTGCCCGGCGCGCCGGTGAgtggggccggggcgggcggcggagcgAGGTGCGGAGCGagccgggggccggggctgccgccgcTGTCCCctggcggggcggccgggctcCGCGGGGACGGGGCTCGATcgccgggggcgggggccgggccctCCTcgccggggggaggggggcggcggcggcgggcgcagaggctgcggggcgggggggcgccggGAGGGTCCCgtgccccggcggggcggcgatggctggggggggtgggggctccGGCGGGGAACGGGTGTgcgcggggggcgggagggggagggctgccggcggggagcggggcgagCGGCGCGGAGCCGTGCGGTGCGGGCTGCCCTGCCCTAcgctgcccggcccgggggcgCCCGGCGGGCCGAGCCCCTCCGCCGCTGCGGGCTGCTGGGGCGAGCGGCCGCGGGCCAGGCTGGGCGGCGGAGGGGGCGCGGCGAGGGGGGGggcgccccgctccgccgccgccgcccccgggcggACCCTGCGCCGCCGCCGTGGCCGTggccggccggcggcgggcggtcCGGCGGCGCGATGCGCAAAGAGTTAAGGTGCCGTCCGGGGCGGGAGGCGGTGGGAGCGCGGTGCCCCTCTCCCTCTTTGCGGACTAGTTTGAGTGACACTGCGATCATCTCGTTTCCCTTCAAGCTTCGCCTGTTGCCgttgccgccgccgccgccgctccaGCGCCGAGCCGGGAGCCGGGGAGTGGAGAGCGCAGGCTGAGGCTCCGCCGACTCCTGCCAAGAAATCCCCCGTCTTTATGCCGTGATCTCCCAGCCCGGCCAGGCTCCGGGGGcgcagggtggggtggggggggactgcgggctctccccagccctcccgccCGCACACCTCTTCGGGGggcttcccctcctccttcctccgGGGCGATTTGTCAAACTTCCCCCctcttctgccagcagcagcagcagcagcagcagcagggctgtccTCTCCTCTGTgccgcctcctcctccgccgccgccgcctcctcctcctcctcctcggcaTCGTGTAtgcacagcaacaaaaaatatatCCCCAACCCAGCCCTCGAGCCGAGACTGGAGCAGCTCACCGGATCTCTGGGGCTAAAGCAACTCTTCCCACCCCCGcgcccaggcagcccccccccgccggcgcCGGCGGCCGCAGGAGCCCAGCATGCCGAGGAGGAAGCAGCAAGCGCCCCGGCGCGCAGCAGGTACGAGCCGCCTCCCCGgccggccgccgcgccgcccgctgCCGCCGGCTGCCGTAACGCGCTCGGCGGGCTGAGCCTCCGCGCTGCCTCCGCACGCTGCTGCCGCGGGGAGTGAGAGCAACTTGGGCAGGGGGCACGGCGCCgtggcggccgcggcggcggggggggggcgatttcaatttttttttttttttttttttttttttttttttttttttccttgggctggcaggggtggggaCGCATGAAAGCCCTTTCCCGACTTTGGTAGCCACTTTGATTTATTCCTAACTCTGCCATCGCCCGACTCCGGTCCGGGGGCAACACTTTGAGAAAGGCAGGCGGGTATGCGCAGGCACATAGGACATGTACGCGGGTGATCCCTGTGACTCCAGGCGTGGGGGAAGGACGTGAATTTTGTTCATTTCCAGCCCGTACTTTAGCTCCTACTTTGCTTCTCTCCCTCGTAGTCTTCGTTCGTCTCCATCCTTTTCCCTCACAGGCAAATGGTTTGTGAAAGCCAGTGAAAATactctttctttattttttttccctctctgtaaAAAGAGATAGGATATGTATAAATACATGGCACGCTGTGAATGAAGTGGTAGGGACAAAGTGATCTGGAGGGTCCGCGGAGTTACTTGGCGAtccaagcccagcactggtTCCTTTGCCCAACTTTTAGctgtctctctctcccccctgtTCCGCGCCGGAGATGTCTCTGCAGGACAGGCAGACCCACCTAGCTGGTCACTTTCTTTGGCAACCTCTTCTGTTAATCTTACTCATTTCTTATTTATGAGTCCAGATGAGAAACTGCAAAGGAAAccaaaggaggggaaaaaaaaaaaaaggagggggggtCTGTGTATTGTCAAATGACTGGCAAATGTTTCTGATAGTGCCTTTACAATTtcctccatatttttttttctttttagaaatacttcACAAGGCTTTGTGCTggtgaggtttttgtttgtttgtttcattttgcttacGCCAGAAGTGTCAACTCCTGTTAAACTTGAGCagtatttttttggaaaagccaaactgaaaggaaaacgggggggggggggggggggaagccccACGTAATTTTACAGTAATCCTTAGTTGGGGATATGTGGGCTGGAAAAGGTTTCCTTGGCCTGTTGCCATCCTTGATTTGATGGCTGATTGATCGCCTGTCATCTGGCTGCCTTTGATCTATTCATTCCCGATAAACATCAATAAATCACTTGCCATGGTAACGCCAGACTCGGTGACGTCACGGGTGGCCTGTCAACTCTCTGTCAGCGCAACTTCTGGGGCTCCTGGCTCGGTGTGCCACATAGCCACATGGGCCAGGGCTTCCGAggcgtggggctggctggggcggAGGAGCAGGGTTGGGTCGGGCCAGGGGCGGATGGGGGGGCCCAGCACGGAGTGGCCACCGTTGGCCTTTCCCGAAGGAAGGCTCTGTGCCGGAGGCCGGCTGCAGGAGTTGTGCGGGTGATGGTGGTGGCGGTGTGTTTGTGGTTGTGCCTCTAACAACTTGGAGCAGGTAGCCTGGCGACTCGCTTGGGCGATGCTAGAAAACGGGCATTCAGAAACGTGCCAGGGCTTTCCCGCTGCCTGACAACTTCTCTGAGTGGTGTGGTTTGAATTTAGTAAACAGCAAGGGATTCAGGGAGTAATACAAATTGTAAATAACGTTGTCCAcattccctttcttctcttctttgaCGTATACACGCATTCATCTAGGACTTttgaaacagagaaacagactTTCTAGCAGTCTCGCTCCATGTACTAACAGCTAGAAAGTTTGGAAAGTTTTGCAGTACAGTGCTGATACCATCTAGCAAACAGTATCGTAGCCAAATGCTTCATGgtaatattttgcatttctggcCCATACCATCAAGTAACACTTTTCACATAAATGAAAAAGGTGGACTTTACCTAATACTTGGGAAATTCAGTTTCGAACATGAATTCGGTTCTGCAAAATCTAGCTCTTCGAAGTATTTGACGTCCTCGACTGCTGTCTGCTGGGCTCTCCATAGGCTGGAAGCAAATGTTTCTGCACTAAACACACACTCTGAGGtatctctctccctctctccaccactctctgtctctccctcctttctcaAGTGATTCAGCCATGATGTGTGATCTATCTTTCATATTTAGCAGAAGTGTATCTCTTTAAACTTTTAGCTTTTTGATAGCCACATTAAACATTTAGTATTGTGTATAATTGCTTCCCactaaaatgctgttttattgGTCACATTGGAAATGTTACTTTTTCTAATAGCAGTaaaagcaaagacttttttttgttggggtttttttttcctttccaaaaaaacccccaccttaAAAAACAGCTAAGAAATAACAGGTTAGTTAAGAAATATTCATTACAAAAACTTGACTGCAGGACTAATAGGAGATGGAAGAATGGTTTTGCTCTATCAAAATGACCCGTCAAAACGACTTTGTTTCATATTTGATTTAATTGTCTCTCTCCTGACAGGCACATTCATCAATAGCTTAATGGTCAATCAGAAGTTGGCAGAGTGAGTGCTTTCATTCTTTCCCATACACTAGCTTTGGCTTTACTTTATCAAAATGCCTCTGCCTAATGGATATGGGGGATGTAGAATGACTGAAGGGCTACTTATTTGACAAGAGTGAAAAAACAAGAACATTTATGCTGTTGATAAGTGCATGAAGATAAATAAGTGAGCTGTAtgaggcattttattttaagacagaaGAAACTTactttccccccccaccccccaagccTTTTGGCTTCAGAGCTGCGAGTTATAAGGTTCATGACTGCTTTTGTGGCATACTGAGAGTGATGACAAATTGATTGCTTGgtactgagagagaaaaaaaggtggtggtgggggagaaTTAAAGATGTCTGCTGATTGGTAACTCAGGAAATCCAGTCCCCAGCAACCTTGAGAATACTcgagaattttttttctccaaactgaAAGGTCCGCTCAgccataaaaaaagaaaagttgttttgCCAGCTTCATTAGTGTTCACCTAATTAGCTGTAAACCTGATGGATTCCTGACAGCTTTAATGATTGGAGATGACAAGCTCCACGCAGTGTCATCCAGCAGAATTAGGTTTGCAGCTAGTTTGATGTAATCAAGTTGATATTACACAGTCCTGGTTGCCTTTAGTTGTGCATTAACTCAATTTTCTGCTGCAGGTGACAAATGGGCTTTGGTACCTGGATAATCATGTCATAGGAATTAGGGCCCTTTTAATGGTCTGGAGtagaataacaacaacaaagaacTCTCAGCAGCGCGCAGAGCTCG
This sequence is a window from Falco peregrinus isolate bFalPer1 chromosome 14, bFalPer1.pri, whole genome shotgun sequence. Protein-coding genes within it:
- the LOC129785655 gene encoding uncharacterized protein LOC129785655, which codes for MPRRRRRRRRRRRRRRHRGEDSPAAAAAAAAGRRGGKFDKSPRRKEEGKPPEEVCGREGWGEPAVPPHPTLRPRSLAGLGDHGIKTGDFLAGVGGASACALHSPAPGSALERRRRRQRQQAKLEGKRDDRSVTQTSPQRGRGAPRSHRLPPRTAP